In the genome of Hyphomicrobium sp. ghe19, the window CGGGATTTCAACCCCATGCGATTGCTACGTAGCTCCTAACCTTCAAGCCGAGGCGGCTTAGCGAGTGTCTGATTGGCTCTGCAGGAGTGCGCAGTCGCTTTGATTTCGCGACCAGAATTTCCGAGGCTCGCGAGCGTGTCGACGCGCTCAGGCGACGGCTATTTTACGCGCGAAGAAACCTTCCGCGTAACGCTCATTTGCCCGGCATTCCATTCCCCGCAGTCGCGCGAGACCGCGGAACGTCTCGTCATCGAACCAATGCTTTGAACGTTGCGTACCGAAATGCTTGATGAGCAATTCGATCTTACGCTCCAGGCAACGTTCTGCGACCGGAACGTAAAGGTTCGGCTGGCCTAGATCGCCATCCCACTTTGGAATTTCGTATTCGAGTATCAGGTGATCTCGAAACGTATTCCACGTATGCCGGCAGACCTCACGGTGATCCTGATGCGCGTCATCGCGCCGGTGCGTCAAAATAAGGTCCGGGTTGAAACGCTCCTTGAGAGTCTCAAACCATTCCTTGATCTGCTCACCCTGCGTCGGAAAGAACCCATCCTTGAAGGACATCACCTCGACAGTCGCGGATTCGGTGCCTTGCAGGAAAGCGTCCGCGGATCCTCGCGCCTCCGCTTCTCTGTCGCCGATCCCGCTCAAGACGCACCAAAGAATATTGAGCTTCGCGCCCGTCGAAATCCATTGCAGCAGCGTGGCGCCGGCGCCGATTTCAATATCGTCGGAATGCGCACCGAGGCACAGAACAGAGAGCCGTTCGCCTGCGGCCGGAAGCTTGAGCGGAAGCATCCGATGTTCCCTATTCGGCGGCATTCGAGTGAATACGCCAGGGCATGCTGCCCTTCTCGACCATCTCCTCCAGCACGCGCTTGTCCTGCAGAGTGTCCATCGCACGCCAGAACCCATCGTGCTTGAAAGCGATAAGCCGTCGCTCCGCAATCAAGCGATTGAACGGCTCTAGCACCAATTCGTCCCCGTCTTGTATGTAGTCGAAGATCTTATTGGAAAATACGAAGTATCCGCCATTGATCCATATATCGCTTTGCTGGTTCGACCGCATGCGGTTGACCAATCCGTCGTCCCCAAATTCCGCAAGGTGAAAGTTGAACGGCGGCCGGACCGCCACGAACAATCCCACGGCGCCGCTTTTTTTCAGGCGATCGATCATTTCGAGGATCGGAGCGTCAGTTAGGCCGTCACTGTAGTTTGCCAGAAAATATTCTTCGTTCTCAACGAGGTGCTTCACAGCCATCAAACGTTGCCCGATGTTGCGCCAAATCCCCGTGTCGACGAGGGAAATACGCCAGTCGGGCGGTCGGGGCCCGAGGACTTCGACTTTTTTACCGAACTCCGAGATGATGCAGTCACTGTAAGCGGAGGGATCGAAATCGCGAAAATATTCTCGGATAACGTTCGCCTTGTAGCCGAGGCACAGGACGAAATCGCGATGCCCGAAATTGCTGTAGTACTGCATGATATGCAATAAAATCGGCTGATGGCCGACTGGGATCATCGGCTTCGGAATCGCTTCCGAATAGTCGCGGATGCGCGTGCCGAGCCCGCCGCAGAAAAGAACGACTTTCATTTTTTTCGCCGTTTGTCCGCAATCATCTTTTTGATTTTTACACCCGCATGTCTTGATATAACCCTACGACAGAAACGGGAATACCGCCCGGCACGCAGCCCGTCAGCCTACAGATCGGGTGCCAATCGACATCATCGTCGGCGCGTAACCAATCCGTCCTGACGTCCGCTTTAACCTGCAGCCTTCCATCAAGCCAACGGGATATATCTTCCGTGCGCAATCTCATCGTCCAATCAAGTCTAGATATAAATTATATCCGGACTCGTTTTCTGGCGAATAATACCTGCCGTTTTGGTAACTCCTAGCAGCCCGGTGTAAGTCAATTCGGGCGTGTCTCCCCCAAACCCTTGAAATTGAGCTGTCCTCGGGACTGTCCGGCTAGCCGCATTGGCTCGGCCCTCCGCAAAAATGAACGCAATAGAACGTCAATGTACGGCCGACCGTCTGATGCTTGGCCTTGCTGGACAGAGCGTGAAGGTGCGAGGCAAAAGAAGGCGTGTTTTTACGACACGACTCGCTTGATCGAAGCGTTTCGGTCAGGCGCGAGCTTGCGCGAATGTCTGCTGACCCCAGGAAATAGTTTTGTCCAGCCCAGCGGCCAAAGAGGTCGTGGGCGTCCAATGCAACAACGATTCCGCCTCTTTCGGATCGCCCAGAACCAATGGATAGTCGTCTTTACTTGGCAGAGCGCCCAGACGGATCAAGTCGGGACGTCCAAGCCGGTCCGCGACTTCGCTAACTAGATCGCGAACTGCGATGCCGGTTCCAGAAACTAGGTCCAGCGATCCGCAGTAATCAGACTCTAGAGCCGCTACCACACCCGAAGCGACATCGCCGACATAAAGATAATCACGAACCTGACGGCCTTCGGAACATTCAGCAGGCAAGCCTCGAACCAGAGCTTTAATTACCGAAGCTACGAGACGGCTATCGTGCTCGCCAGGGCCATACGTGAAGAAGACCCGGGGCCAAATTAGCCCGAGCCCTGTATGTCGAGCATAGGAGGCAAGAGCGATGTTCAAGGATAGCTTGGCTGCGCCGTAGATTGTGGCAGGCCGCATCGGTGTCACGCCGTTGAGGCATATCCCACCCGCCCAGTCATATTCAGCGGAGCTGCCGACCACCAATGCTCGCCTGCCGCCATATTCTTGAAACGTTTGAACGAGGTCCAAACTGGCGCCAAGCCATTTGAGGTTTTCTTTCGACTGCATGACTGCTCCGCGCACGGGGAGCCAGGCAGCATGGATAAGGTGTGTAGGTCGCACCGAGGCGAGCAGATCCCGTACTGCCTGAGCGTCCAAAAGATCGCAACATCGGGTGCCCTGGAATCCAGAACTGGATGTCCCCACGACCTCCCAATTTCGCGAGCGAAGTTGTTCGACAATGTATTGTCCGAGAAATCCAGTGGCTCCCGTTACCAGGACGAGCTTACTCGGCACGGAAAGTCACCATAAGAATACTAGATCTAACATAATGAGTGACAGGGGACCAACGACGCCCCGCGCAACCGCCCAACCATTGTTTCTGTAGACCGACTCACCAAAGCCAAAGCCCGAACCGCGAGCCGTTTGAAGGAAATGCCACTTCGCTGCGGGGTTGCACCTAAACTCGTCGGTCCACTGATGAGGCGAGGGCAGCCGGCGAAGGGCCCCTTAATCACATGCCCACGCCCTCAGGCTTGAATACCAGCATCTCCGGATCGGCCTCTTCGAGCCCACTGTCATACTTGGCGATGTACTCGGGTGGGAAGTCCGCTTCATCGGAGATGCGGCGGAAATCGCGCAATGCAACGCCCTGGCTTGAATCGTCGACGTTCACGGCTCCTATCCCGTCGCGAACGTTGTCGGCATCGACGATACGGAAATCGATGCTGAATCGCGTCTTGCCGGTGACGTTCGCGGTCGTCGAATGCATCTCGTTGGCCGAGAAGAGGACCATGCCTCCCACCGGAAGGACGATCTGCACCGCGCCTGGATGCTCGGGCGCTGCCAGCGGACGGGGAATTCCCCGCTTGTCCTCGCCCTTGCGATGCTGGGCAGCATTCTTGCGGCCGGTCGTGTTCCACTTATACACGTTGAACTCTTCCGACGTGTTCGGCATCGGCATCCGATGATAGTAAGGGTAGAAATCCATCGACGAATGCCGCGACATCGGAAACAGCGGTCCCCAGAACTGGATTTGCT includes:
- a CDS encoding PIG-L deacetylase family protein, with translation MLPLKLPAAGERLSVLCLGAHSDDIEIGAGATLLQWISTGAKLNILWCVLSGIGDREAEARGSADAFLQGTESATVEVMSFKDGFFPTQGEQIKEWFETLKERFNPDLILTHRRDDAHQDHREVCRHTWNTFRDHLILEYEIPKWDGDLGQPNLYVPVAERCLERKIELLIKHFGTQRSKHWFDDETFRGLARLRGMECRANERYAEGFFARKIAVA
- a CDS encoding sugar phosphate nucleotidyltransferase codes for the protein MKVVLFCGGLGTRIRDYSEAIPKPMIPVGHQPILLHIMQYYSNFGHRDFVLCLGYKANVIREYFRDFDPSAYSDCIISEFGKKVEVLGPRPPDWRISLVDTGIWRNIGQRLMAVKHLVENEEYFLANYSDGLTDAPILEMIDRLKKSGAVGLFVAVRPPFNFHLAEFGDDGLVNRMRSNQQSDIWINGGYFVFSNKIFDYIQDGDELVLEPFNRLIAERRLIAFKHDGFWRAMDTLQDKRVLEEMVEKGSMPWRIHSNAAE
- a CDS encoding NAD(P)-dependent oxidoreductase → MPSKLVLVTGATGFLGQYIVEQLRSRNWEVVGTSSSGFQGTRCCDLLDAQAVRDLLASVRPTHLIHAAWLPVRGAVMQSKENLKWLGASLDLVQTFQEYGGRRALVVGSSAEYDWAGGICLNGVTPMRPATIYGAAKLSLNIALASYARHTGLGLIWPRVFFTYGPGEHDSRLVASVIKALVRGLPAECSEGRQVRDYLYVGDVASGVVAALESDYCGSLDLVSGTGIAVRDLVSEVADRLGRPDLIRLGALPSKDDYPLVLGDPKEAESLLHWTPTTSLAAGLDKTISWGQQTFAQARA